In one window of Malassezia japonica chromosome 9, complete sequence DNA:
- a CDS encoding uncharacterized protein (EggNog:ENOG503P2V2; COG:K), with amino-acid sequence MSDRTDAASAEGVAGDAPEVQIRGAAARAQAAASPTDTCAAPPPADGAPTPEPYTPEATIPTAFRPPARGADGDPEWGLGEEVAHGADETLTLKLAHFHKLKEQGTHFNATLARNRSFHNPHIYAKLVKWADLDETGSNYVPMARAAHSEPSWDVQCAEVVRDGNAAQLAKTQKQYVEGRERAQASGQRSHIDFAGSRERSSRREHPYRSRR; translated from the exons ATGAGCGATCGTaccgacgcggcgagcgccgagggcgtcgcgggcgacgcgcccgaggtccagatccgcggcgccgcagcgcgcgcacaGGCCGCGGCATCGCCGACGGATACATGCGCCGCTCCACcgcccgccgacggcgcgcccacgcccgagccgtACACGCCAGAGGCCACGATACCCACCGCGTTCCGCCCccctgcgcgcggcgccgacggcgaccCCGAGTGGGGCCTGGGCGAGGAGGTCGCTCATGGTGCCGACGAGACACTTACTTTAAAGCTCGCGCACTTTCACAAACTCAAAGAGCAGGGCACGCACTTTAACGCGACACTCGCACGCAACCGCTCGTTTCACAATCCGCACATCTATGCCAAGCTCGTCAAGTGGGCTGACTTGGACGAAACCGGGAGCAACTACGTGCCgatggcgcgcgccgcccactCAGAGCCCTCGTGGGACGTCCAGtgcgccgaggtcgtgcgcgacggcaaTGCGGCCCAGCTAG CCAAAACCCAAAAGCAGTACGTCGAGGGGCGCGAGAGAGCGCAGGCTTCCGGCCAGCGCTCGCACATCGACTTTGCAGGGTCGCGCGagaggagctcgcggcgcgagcaTCCGTACCGTAGTCGTCGGTGA
- a CDS encoding uncharacterized protein (COG:L; BUSCO:EOG09262A65; EggNog:ENOG503NWMW): MGIAGLLPLLKDIQVETHVEQYRGKTLGIDAYVWLHRGAYACASDLALGRPTTRYVAYAAHRIRMLKHYGVRPYVVFDGGPLPSKAGTEAERAARRAENRAKGLALHQQNKGTAARDAFVRCVDVTPAMAYELIKVLRAEGIEYVVAPYEADAQLAFLEREGMIDGIITEDSDLLVFGCKTVLFKLDTYGNCVELQQARLANAKQVSFEGWGAAEFRQMAILSGCDYLPSIMGMGLKNAHKLLRRYESAEKVVQALRLEGKMSVPLGYEDAFRRAEFTFMHQRVWDPRGNGCLATLTPLPQDVHEHLLAFIGAPMAWEEAHAIAKGELCPIAKTPLGGAPLAAPPLKSAQPSLRSFFGQEKRATPRKVLGELDTNVVGGAPAHGTPVRATTPARTPVASAPARTPMASAPTHPAPVPCATPAPLACAASKFFTPKADVSTDASSLFDRSASSDGVHTPQTSSQGSPCSSPPPSPKNTWKDGVSSPVSSPTHSPVAPPTHLPNTPALRPPPKRPATSPGLALQMEDDGADENDAARRSAWFKRFSFSGPRARAGPPTDPGLRTAAAPRRAVSDATPTRMQAQAPTTPRLPLASKRAATPADSVHVKRVHVDLHDTPAPASGSAKLLQFRYKEK, translated from the exons aTGGGGATTGCTGGACTGCTTCCCCTGCTGAAAGACATCCAG GTCGAGACGCATGTGGAACAATACCgcggcaagacgctcgGAATCGACGCGTACGTCTGGCtgcaccgcggcgcgtacgcgtgcgcgtccgacttggcgctcggccgcccgacgacgcggtACGTGGCCTATGCCGCGCACCGTATCCGCATGCTGAAGCACTATGGTGTGCGGCCGTATGTAGTGTTTGATGGTGGCCCTCTGCCGTCCAAGGCCGGCACGgaagccgagcgcgccgc ccgacgcgccgagaACCGTGCAAAAGGCCTCGCACTGCACCAGCAGAACAAGGGCACagccgcgcgcgatgcaTTCGTGCGGTGTGTCGACGTGACACCTGCTATGGCGTACGAACTGATCAAAGTCCTTCGTGCGGAAGGCATCGAAtacgtcgtcgcgccgtacgaggcggacgcgcagctcgcattcctcgagcgcgaggggATGATTGACGGGATCATTACCGAGGACTCGGACTTGCTCGTGTTTGGGTGCAAAACCGTGCTCTTTAAGCTGGATACCTATGGCAACtgcgtcgagctgcagcaggcgcggctGGCCAACGCAAAGCAGGTGTCTTTCGAGGGATGGGGGGCCGCCGAGTTCCGGCAGATGGCGATCCTCTCGGGGTGCGACTACCTCCCGTCGATCATGGGGATGGGCCTCAAGAATGCACACAAACTCCTCCGCCGCTACGAGTCGGCGGAAAAGgtcgtgcaggcgctgcgcctcgagggcAAGATGAGCGTCCCGCTGGGGTACGAAGACGCCttccgccgcgccgagttCACCTTTATGCACCAGCGCGTGTGGGACCCCCGAGGAAACGGATGCCTGGCGACGCtcacgccgctgccgcaggACGTACACGAGCACCTGCTGGCGTTTATCGGCGCCCCGATGGCATGGGAAGAGGCGCACGCGATCGCCAAGGGCGAGCTATGCCCGATCGCCAAGACGccgctgggcggcgcgccgctcgccgccccgccgctCAAGTCGGCCCagccgtcgctgcgctccttCTTTGGGCAGGagaagcgcgcgacgccgcgcaaggTCCTGGGCGAGCTGGATACGAATGTAGTGGGCGGCGCCCCGGCGCATGGAACGCCGGtacgcgcgacgacgcctGCACGGACGCCtgtggcctcggcgcctgcCCGCACTCCCATGGCGTCCGCGCCCACCCATCCTGCCCCAGTACCCTGTGCGACGCCTGCACCGCTtgcatgcgccgcgagcaaGTTCTTCACGCCCAAAGCCGACGTGTCGAccgacgcctcgtcgctctttgaccgcagcgcaagcagcgacggcgtccACACGCCCCAGACGTCCTCGCAAGGCAGCCCGTGCTCCTCGCCTCCGCCGTCGCCCAAGAATACCTGGAAGGACGGCGTGTCGAGCCCGgtgtcgtcgccgacgcactCGCCAGTGGCTCCCCCGACGCACCTGCCCAACAcgcctgcgctgcggcccCCGCCGAAGCGCCCAGCAACCTCGCccggccttgcgctccaGATGGAGGACGACGGGGCGGACGAgaacgacgcggcgcgccgctcggcgtggtTCAAGCGCTTCAGCTTTTCGGGcccacgcgcacgcgccggcccGCCGACCGACCCTGGCCTGcggacggccgccgcgccgcgccgcgccgtgagcgacgcgacgccgacgcgaatgcaggcgcaggcgccgacgacgccgcgcctgccgctcgcgagcaAGCGTgctgcgacgccggccgactCGGTGCATGTCAAGCGCGTGCACGTCGATCTCCACGATAcccctgcgccggcgtctgGGAGCGCCAAGCTCCTCCAGTTCCGGTACAAGGAAAAATAG
- a CDS encoding UDP-glucose 6-dehydrogenase (COG:G; COG:T; EggNog:ENOG503NWU3) — protein sequence MVVSEEVDSSLVPEKITKICCIGAGYVGGPTCSVLAQQCPDITVTIVDVNPHRIAAWNSDDLSQLPVFEPGLADVVGECRGRNLFFTTDIDRAIDEAQIVFVSVNTPTKTSGIGSGFAADLRYVEASTRRIASIAKSPKIIVEKSTVPCRTAASMRAILESNSKPGVAFQILSNPEFLSEGTALQDLLKPDRVLIGSLNTPQGNRAAELLSGVYQHWVPEERVIRTGLWSSELTKLAANALLAQRISSINAIAAICEATGANVDEVAHAAGVDRRIGPHFLRASVGFGGSCFQKDILNLVYLSGSLGLPEVAEYWNQVIVMNEFSKSRFAKNVVRTLFNTVTAKRLAILGFAFKKDTGDTRESPAITLCKHFRQEGAYIAIYDPKVKREQVMLDLTEPGVVDDRKAVEESVSVCPSVLDACHEAEAVVIATDWDEFATIDWSLVHNIMRKPAVVFDGRRVVDAPKLREIGFRVHAVGVGPELQDNVWV from the exons ATGGTGGTCTCTGAGGAGGTGGACTCCTCGCTTGTTCCCGAGAAAATCACCAAGATCTGCTGTATCGGTGCCGGGTATGTGGGTGGCCCTACGTGCTCtgtgctcgcgcagcagtgCCCCGACATTACGGTCACGATCGTGGACGTGAACCCCCATCGGATCGCCGCGTGGAACTCGGATGACCTGTCCCAGCTCCCCGTCTTTGAGCCTGGTCTTGCggacgtcgtcggcgagtgCCGCGGCCGTAACCTCTTCTTTACGACCGACATTGACCgcgcgatcgacgaggcgcagatcGTGTTTGTGAGTGTGAACACGCCGACCAAGACATCGGGTATCGGCAGCGGCTTTGCGGCCGACTTGCGGTACGTCGAGGCGTCtacgcgccgcatcgcgtCCATCGCCAAGTCGCCCAAGATCATCGTCGAAAAGTCGACCGTGCCGtgccgcacggccgcatCCATGCGGGCGATTCTCGAGTCGAACAGCAAGCCCGGCGTCGCTTTCCAGATCCTGTCGAACCCCGAGTTCCTCTCGGAAGGCACTGCACTGCAGGACCTGCTCAAGCCCGACCGCGTGCTGATCGGCAGCCTCAACACGCCGCAAGGCAACCGCGCCGCGGAGCTGCTCAGCGGGGTGTACCAGCACTGGGTGCCGGAGGAACGCGTTATTCGCACGGGCCTCTGGAGTAGCGAGCTGACAAAGCTCGCGGCaaatgcgctgctcgcccaGCGCATCTCATCAATCAACGCCATTGCTGCGATCTGCgaggcgaccggcgcaaACGTCGACGaagtcgcgcacgccgccggcgtcgaccgccgcatCGGTCCCCACTTTTTGCGCGCAAGCGTCGGCTTCGGCGGCAGCTGCTTCCAAAAAGATATCCTCAACCTAGTCTACCTGAGCGGCAGCCTCGGCCTGCCCGAGGTCGCCGAATACTGGAACCAAGTGATCGTCATGAACGAGTTCTCCAAGTCGCGTTTCGCGAAAAATGTGGTCCGCACCCTGTTCAACACAGTGACCGCCAAGCGCCTGGCGATCCTGGGCTTTGCTTTCAAAAAGGACACGGGCGACACG CGCGAGTCCCCTGCGATCACCCTGTGCAAGCACTTCCGCCAGGAGGGCGCCTACATTGCCATCTACGACCCCAAGGtcaagcgcgagcaggtcaTGCTCGACCTCACCGAGCCgggcgtcgtcgacgaccgcAAGGCGGTCGAGGAGAGCGTCTCGGTCTGCCCGagcgtcctcgacgcgtgccacgaggccgaggccgtggtCATCGCGACGGACTGGGATGAATTTGCGACGATCGACTGGTCGCTCGTGCACAACATTATGCGCAAGCCTGCCGTGGTCTTtgacggccgccgcgtcgtcgacgcgccaaagctgcgcgagatcgGTTTccgcgtgcacgccgtcggcgtcggccccgagctgcaggaCAATGTCTGGGTGTAG
- a CDS encoding ribose-phosphate diphosphokinase (COG:E; COG:F; EggNog:ENOG503NU9Y), protein MATLADIKVFSGSSHRVLAEQICKRLGVPLGNATVTKNEAGETIVRMGESVREHDVYIINTSCVSHGASGELISPNTSLMELLIMINACKTASARRVTAVIPHFFYARQDKKDKSRAPITARLIANMLEQAGCDHVITMDLHASQIQGFFNVPVDNLYSEPAALQYVREMLDTERVVIVSPDAGGAKRATALADQLGVDFALFHKERKKANEVSRMVLVGNAKDKIAILVDDMADTCGTLDLAASRLMESGAERVLAIVTHGILSPPALERISKSSLEALIVTNTLPQEENRRRCSKLEEIDISHLLAETIRRSHYGESVSVLFSQIPYDTIQPYRHGVDTPLQSPPRSSTSSPVPPSSVSGAALDKRLASLELGAGTPQAATPHATIAPSPLRNVSGGARDEDL, encoded by the exons atgGCGACGCTGGCGGATATCAAGGTGTTCAGTG GCTCGAGTCACCGGGTGCTCGCAGAGCAGATTTGCAAGCG CCTCGGCGTGCCACTTGGCAATGCAACCGTGACCAAGAACGAGGCCGGCGAGACGATCGTGCGCATGGGCGAGTCGGTGCGTGAGCACGACGTGTACATTATCAACACGTCGTGTGTGTCCcacggcgcgagcggcgagctcaTCTCGCCCAATACCAGCTTGATGGAGCTGCTGATTATGATTAACGCGTGCAAGACGGCgagtgcgcggcgtgtcaCGGCGGTGATCCCCCACTTTTTCTACGCGCGCCAGGACAAGAAGGACAAGAGCCGTGCGCCGATCACTGCGCGTCTCATTGCCAATATGCTGGAGCAGGCGGGCTGCGACCATGTGATTACCATGGATCTGCACGCCTCGCAGATCCAGGGCTTTTTCAACGTGCCGGTCGACAACCTGTACTCggagccggcggcgctgcagtacgtgcgcgagatgctcgacACGGAGCGCGTGGTGATTGTCTCGCCGGACGCCGGCGGTGCAaagcgcgcgacggcgctcgccgaccagctcggcgtggacTTTGCCCTGTTCCACAAAGAGCGCAAGAAGGCGAACGAGGTGTCGCGCATGGTCCTTGTCGGCAACGCCAAGGACAAGATTGCcatcctcgtcgacgacaTGGCGGATACctgcggcacgctcgacctcgccgcgaGCCGCCTGATGGAGAgcggcgcggagcgcgtcctGGCTATTGTCACGCACGGTATTCTctcgccgcccgcgctggAGCGTATCTCAAAGAGCagcctcgaggcgctgatcGTTACCAACACGCTCCCCCAGGAAGAAAAcaggcggcggtgctcCAAGCTCGAGGAGATCGACATCAGccacctgctcgccgagacgaTCCGCCGCTCGCACTACGGCGAGAGTGTCTCGGTGCTCTTCTCGCAGATCCCCTACGACACGATCCAGCCGTACCGCCACGgcgtcgacacgccgctgcagaGCCCCCCCCggtcctcgacctcgtcgccggtcCCGCCGTCGTCCGtgtcgggcgcggcgctcgacaagcgcctcgcttcgctcgagctcggcgcgggcacgccgcaggccgcgacgccgcatGCCACGATTGCCCCGAGCCCGCTGCGCAACGTCTCGGGGGGTGCGCGTGATGAAGATCTGTAG
- the smd1 gene encoding Sm snRNP core protein Smd1 (EggNog:ENOG503P31I; COG:A; BUSCO:EOG09265FL1) → MKLVRSFLMKLNNESVTIELKNGTIVHGTVTGVDVQMNTHLKNVKLTVRGRDPISLDSLAIRGNNTRYWILPDALPLDTLLVDDAPRPKSKRDPNAQAARGRGDRGRGRGMRGRGRGRP, encoded by the exons ATGAAGTTGGTTCG CAGCTTTTTGATGAAGCTCAACAATGAGAGCGTCACGATCGAATTGAAGAACGGGACGATTGTGCATGGAACAGTGACTG GTGTCGATGTACAGATGAACACGCATCTCAAGAACGTCAAGCTCACGGTGCGTGGCCGTGACCCGATTTCGTTGGATAGCCTGGCGATCCGCGGCAACAACACGCGGTACTGGATCCTGCCtgacgcgctgccgctggatacgctgctggtcgacgatgcgccgcggcccaaGTCGAAGCGCGACCCCAATGCGCAGGCCGCACGGGGCCGTGGCGACcgtggccgcggccgcggtatgcgtggccgcggccgtggccggCCGTAA